The genome window AATTATGGAATCTTGGAAATCAATTTCAATCCAGTATTGTACATTCATGATTTTCCTTATGAAGGAAAGAATCGCAAAGTGGGTGCTAAAGTTTTGGATCTACTGGGTTTTTGAAGTTGTTAATATTTTATTTCGATAATGGAAGCCAATTAGAAAAAAGTTGACCTTCCTGGCCGTAAATAGGAATATATGGAAAGTCTATTTTACTTAAAGGAATCGAGCTGAATGAAAAGATTTATTCTTATCGTCAATATTTTATTCATAGTGTTTTTAACCTTGAATTGTTCTGCAAGAAATTACTATTATAGTGATAAAATTACCAATATTCCCATCAGAAGCAAACCTCCAGAAAAATTAAGTCATGATGATCCAAATTTTCCAAAGGAAGAATATGCTTTGTTAACTTCAACCAACAACGTATTTATTCGAGAACTTGATGATGAATTAGTCGGAGGTTTGGGAAATTTATTTGAATATATAGTAATTCTTCCTGGGAAGCATACTGTTTCTGTAAGTTTAAACTCAATGAATGCAAAATCGTATAACGATCTGGAAGTTGAGTTTACTGTTAAAAAAAATCAGACTGTAGTTATTTGTGCATCAATTTTTGACAAAAAATGGAAACCGAGAGCCCATATCTTGGATGGCTTTTTGCCAAAGCTATTAGAGACAAAAGATTATCCTTATCCTTGTAGATAATATAAAAATAAACTAATTTAAGCTTGAAATTTATTTTTTAGATAATGGATAATGTCGTTACTTTCATACATTTTGGTTTCGCCGTCTACCATAAATGGAACCTGATTGATTCCACCCAATTGCACGACTTCTTCTCTACCTTTCGTTCCTCTGTATGCTTCGATTAGTTCATAATCTTTACCTGATTCTAGTCCAAGAGAATCCAGGGTTCTTATAACCCTGGCACAATACGGACAAGTTGGAAATTGATAAATTTTTATCATAATTTAGCTGTATCTTAAGATTTGATTTTGGATTCAAGATCTCCGGACTGGCTCATTTGAACAACGATATCATGTCCACCAACTAACTCTCCATTGATGTAAAGCTGTGGAATAGTAGGCCAGTTGCCATACTCTTTGATTCCTTCTCTGATCGCTGGATCTGAAAGTACATTGAAACTTCCGTAGTCAGTAGAAATCGAATTCAAGGTCGACACTACGCCCGCAGAAAATCCGCACATGGGTTGAGCCGGTGTTCCTTTCATGAAAAGAAAAACCTTTTTGCTTGCGATCATATCTTCTATTCTTTGTTTTGTTGCTGCGTCCAAAATTATTTACTCCTTGTTTCTAAACCTAATGCATGAACTTCTTGCTTGAGTTCTTCTCGCAATGTATCGTAGACCATCCGATGCTGTTCTAATATTCCTTTTCCTTCAAAACCTGGATAGACTACGATTGCTTTGATATGGACACCGTCGTTGTACGGGTCTCGGATTTCGACCTGGCTTCCTGGTAGTCCAGATTCAATTTTTTTTCTGATTTCCTCTACAGTCATACTAACTATTAGACAAAACTAGCTTATTAGCTAAATAAGAATTTTGTTTAATTATATATTCTATGTATTCTTTTGGAACTTCTGGCAATAGAGATTTCAGTACAGAATTTTTACGAAGTAGAGATTCCGTCCATTTTAAAAGCTTTGGAGTGAGAATGAACTTCTCGTCGGAATGCAATTCTATAAATCGAAATCTTTGAAGTAGTGGAGCAACAGAGCTGTCTGCGAGCGAGAACTGATTGCCATTGAAAAATAAATCATTGTCAGCAATATCTGGCAAAATTTCTTCGAGACGATTGAGTTTGGATAGAATTGATTCTTTGGTTTTATTATATACGGATTCTTCTTTGGTTACTGCCAGCATATATTGATCAACGAGGATTCCACTTGAGAATTCGATCCATGCTCGATTCTTAGCCTTAAGAAGAGGATCTTGAGGATGAAGTGCAGGCTTATAGATCTCATCTAAATACTCATTGATTACTGCAGATTCAAATAAAACTTCTCCATTCGTTTGTAGCACGGGAACTTTACCGAGGGGTGAAATTTTGAGAAACCAATCTGGCTTATTGCTTAAGTCAATATATTCAATATCAAAATCTACATTCTTCTCTTTGAGCGTGATCACACTTCGTTGGACATAAGGGCATAGTTTGAAGCTTATTAATTTTGGTTTACTCATAGTAATTCCAACATATAAAAAAATAGATTGATGTCAAACTAATTAAAATCTACTTCAAAATTTGGATTTCTAGAGCATGCAATCCAGAACTGAATTCATTTGAGAGTAGAGCATTGATCCTTCTGTGGGATTCAAGAAGTGTCAAGTCTTCGAAAGCTTGAGATTTTACTGCAATTCGAATATGTGTCTCGTCAGAAGAATCTTGGCCTGCATGACCTCGGTGCTCGTCAGTGAAATCAGTCACTTTGAGTTCTAAAGGATTCAATTCTTGTGTTAATTTCTGCTCTATGCGAGAGACTCTAGTATCCATCAATTTCTAATCCCATAACCACGAATCATTAGTATTACATTTAAAATAAAAAATACAACGCAAAATACTAAAATGATTCCGAAGGCAATCCAGATATTGATATCTGTTATTCCAAGAAATCCATATCGAAATGCATTTACCATATAAAGGATCGGGTTTGCCGCAGACATTGTTTTCCAAAATGGCGGTAACATATCAATCGAATAGAAGACTCCGCCCATATAGGTGAGAGGAGTTAGAATAAAAGTTGGAACCATTGATATATCGTCAAAACTTTTGGCAAATAGAGCATTGGTAAAACCACAAAGTGAAAATAAGAAACTTGTAAGTAATACTACGAGAATGATTATCATTATATTGTAAATTGGCAATGTAGTAAATAGCAAGGACACAATTGTTACTAAGGTTCCAATGATTAAACCACGAAGAACACCACCTAATGTGAATCCAAAAACTATGATTGCTGGATGAACTGGGGAGATGATCAATTCTTCAATGTATTTTTGAAATTTTGCCGAATAAAAGGACGAAACCACATTGTTGTATGAATTGGTGATTACGCTCATCATCACAAGACCTGGCACTATGAATTGTATATAATCGAATCCACCCATCTCACCTACTCGAGATCCAACCAATCTCCCGAAGATGATAAAATACAATGACATTGTGATAACAGGTGGGATTAATGTCTGAATCCAAATTCGTGTCATACGAACATATTCTTTGTTGATGATAGTTTGGAGTGCAATCCAATTGGTTTGAAAATTCATTACAGTGATTTCTCCACAAGATTTAAAAATAATTCTTCTAGGCGATTGGATTTGTTTCTCATGCTCAAAACTTCAATATTTGATTGGTCCAGAACTCTAAACAAGGAATTGAGACTTGTATTTCTTGAAAATGATACATCCAAAGTCTGGTCATCAATCATATGAATTTTCATTCCGGGACATTCTATCTCAGAACTCACGGGAGCTCTAAGATCCAAAATGATATTTTCTGAATCCAATGACTCAAGAAGTTTTTTCATAGAGGAATTTTGAACAATTTTTCCTCTATCAATGATCGCTATATTTTTGCAAAGATTCTCTGCTTCTTCCAGATAGTGGGTTGTTAATATGATTGTTGTTCCTTTTCGGTTTAGATCAATTAGGAAGTCCCACATAGACCGCCTGAGTTCTATATCCACACCCGCTGTTGGTTCATCTAAGATCAGAAGTTTTGGCTCATGGACTAGGGCTCTTGCTATCATTAGCCTTCTCTTCATTCCACCCGAAAGCTTGCCTGCTTGCAGATGTTTCTTGTCACTAAGCCCAAGTACATTCAAATAGTGATCTGCTTTCTCACTTGCAATCTTTCTTGGAATTCCATAATAACCTGCTTGATTCAAGATAATTTGTTTGATATTTTCGAATATTCCAAAGTTGAATTCTTGCGGAACGATTCCAATCAAAGATTTTGCTTTTTCTGATTCAGAATTGATATCAACTCCGAACACTTTGACCGTGCCGGACGTTTTGTTTACAAGAGAGGAAATGATTCCAATTGTTGTTGATTTACCTGCACCATTGGGACCAAGTAGTGCAAAGAAATCTCCTTGAGAGACATTCAGATCAATTCCTTTTAGTGCCTGCATCCCGTTGGAATATGTTTTGGTGAGAGAATTTATTTCTAAAGCAAGTGTTGTGTTGTCGTTCATGTTATGTAATTTATTCTATTCTGATTTGATTTGATTTGATTATAAGTTAGAGTATTCTATTCTATTAAGGTTTATTAATTCTTATCAATATTATTGGTATTTAATGTCGGATAGTTCCGTTTTTTCAAACGTGATTTGGTAAAAGGTACAAGCGAACTGGATTTTTTGGCTTTTCTACGAAAATCTTTTTGCAATTCTTCAGGCAATTGAAGAATATCTCTGCAATCTGTACTGCAGCATCCATTGAGTTCTGAATTGCAAGAATCGCAAATTAGCATTAGAACATGGCATCCAAGATTTTTGCAATTTGTATGAGTGTCACAAGACGCGTTGCAAATATGGCAATGTCCTAGAACTTCATCTGTTATTTTCTCACCCAATCTCTCATCGAAAACAAAATTCTTACCATGGAACTTAGAAGTTAAATTCTTCTGCTTGATTTCTTGTGCATAAGATATAATTCCACCGCGCAATTGAAAGACATTATTGTATCCATGATGCTTGATAAAAGCAGATGCTTTCTCACAGCGAATTCCACCTGTGCAATACAGAAGAATTTGTTTATCTTTGTGATTTTCAAGAATTTCTAAAACTTCTGGTAATTCATCTCGAAATGTTTCTGCATCAGGCAAAATTGCCTTCTCAAAATGTCCCACTTCCGATTCATAACGATTGCGCATATCAATACATATCGTATTCGAATCTTCTAATTTACGATTGAACTCTTCTGCATTCAGATGGGTTCCAACATTTGTAACATCGAAACTATCATCTTCAAGTCCATCGGCAACAATTTTGTTTCGCACCTTGACAATCAATTTCAAGAAAGCCTCTTTTTTACTTTCTACTGCAATGTTTAGATACATATTCTCGAAATAAGAAATTGATTCCAAAATAGCTTTGAAGTTCTCCATTTGAAAATCAGGAATACTGATCTGAGCATTGATTCCTTCACGAGCAAGATAGATTCGACCAAGAACATTGATTTTGGATAATTCCGCAAACATCGAATCTCGGAGTGTTTGCGGATCCAAAATATTTGCATAACGATAGAACGACAAATTGATTCGTTCAAAATTTTCTTTCTCTATTCTATCTCGAAGAGTTTTTGTATCGTATATATTAACTTTTCTTGCCATTTTATAAATCCTCAAGCATTAGAAATTTGAACTATTCTAAGCAAGTAAATCCCGCGCTTTACGAAATGCATTTCTTGCAATTTCTGGAAGGGCAGGATGAATATAGATCATATTCAGATAATCTTCTATAGTCGAGCCCATTGTCATTCCAAAAATCATAAGATGTATTAGATTGGACGCTTCATCTCCAATGATATGGGTTCCGAGTAACTTTCTGGTTTTACGATCTACCAATATTTTTACAAAACCAACTTCTGGAAGTCTTGCCATACCAGTAGCAGATCCAGAATAATTGTGAATTACCGAGAGATAATCGAATCCACCGTTTCGACATTCTTCTTCTGTTAAGCCCACATTTGCAATTTCTGGATAAGTAAATATAGCACTGGGCATAGGAGGATAGTGAATCGGTTGCTGTTTTTCTTTTTTATACAAATTGTCAAAAAGATATTCACCTTCAAAATTCACCGAATGTCGGAAGAAATATCTCCCGATTACATCTCCCAATGCAAAGATATTTTTCTGAGTGGTTTCAAGATAAGAATTGGTTTCAATATAACCAGAACGATCTAATGTGATTTTTGTATTCTCAAGTCCGAGATCATCTGTATTGGGTCTAATCCCAGTTGCAATCAATAGTGCATCAGCTTCAAGGATTGTATCATTATCATCTGTTAGTTGAATCTTGAAGATTCCATCTTTATATTCAACTTCTTGAATATTAGTGTTCTCATAAAAATTTACTGTATTCGATGCATGTTTACAAAAAGCTTCTCGAATATCATGATCTACTTCGCCAAGAACTCTAGATCTCGCTATAAAATCTACTTTGCTTCCAAATGCTGCATATGCCATACCCAATTCCAAGGCAATAAAACCAGCACCAAGTACAACAAGCCTTTTGGGAATTGTCTCAGATCGCAATGCTTCACGACTAGTCCAATAGGGAGTTTTATCTAGACCTTTGATATGGGGAATCATCGGTCTGCAACCAACCGCAAGAAAAATACGATCACCCGTAATAATCTCACCTCCTACTGAAATTTCTTTTTCTCCTATAAATTTAGCTCTATGCGGATAGAAATCTATATTGGGATGCTTATCATAAACAGGAGGAATACTTGCTGATTCAGAATCTACTGTATTGGAAATTCTTTGAATCATTGATTGAAAATCAATATTCCATTTATCTGATTTTTGTATATTCAATCTTGATAAATCTTTGGTTAGATGGATGATATCGGCTGGATAAATTAACATTTTGGACGGAATGCAACCTCGGTTTAAACAAGTGCCACCTGGTGATTCCATCTCAGCAATAGCAACTTTTCGTCCTAGATCGGCAACGGGTCGAACCAATTTTGTTCCGCCACCCGAACCAATCACAATTGTATCATAATGTTTCATTGAATAAAAGGATTTCTGTTGCCTTGTATTTTTTCAATGAACAAATTGCGAGATCTTTCCCAATCATCTGGTGGATCCATCAAATTCCATTCAATTAATAATTTCTTGTAGTTTGATTGAATTTTTACTCCGTACTGCTTTTCCATATAAAAGTAAGTTCTTGCTATATCTCCTCGAATCTCTTCTCTCGGTTCGGCAATTTTTTTACGGAAATCTACTTCAAAATCACAAGATCCGTACTTACGAATTTCACCAGGTATGATTCCAAAATCAAAATTACCTCGATCATTATTGATTTCTCCGGGAACCGGACGAAGATTGTGCATATCTCCTTCCATTTGATTGAAGGCAGGATCGGTTTTAACACAGCATTTTCTTCCACGAAGGTTTCTTCCATTCACTTGACAATTGGTTTTGGTCCAACAAGCGAGTTGTGAGCCAAAATGTCCAGCAGCAACAATATGTTCCCATTCAATTCTACGCGAACGATTGGGATCTTTTCTTGTTGCTATTCTGCAATCATCAGTCACAGACAAAATGCTATAACCATCTTTAAATATTCGCTGCATTCCGCATCCGCAGTAAAAATCTATGGGATGATTTTTATAAATTTTTCTCAGTTCAATTTTTGCCGCACGAAAATTGAATTTGTTTTTCGAAGGAATTTGCTCAGCAAAAATAGACTCTGCTGGAATTGTAATGTTCCTATCTGATTCAATCGGTTTCGAATCACTATGATCTGTATCAAGAAAAGAGGCAGAGGAAACTTGGTTAGAATTTTTCTTAGGTGAAACATTTCTTGTCGGAAGACAAGATACTAAATACAAAATCGATACCAATGTCAGAAATCCCAAAAGAGTCGATATCCAATCCTCCGATTTCGTTCTCGATTGAGAATCGGCTGTATTCAACTCGACTAAATAATTATTTATCATTCGATTTGGTATTAAATTATTGGAAACGATTGAATTGTACCTCCAGTAGAAAAAAGAAAATCCAAAATATTATTTGTAAATTTAAAAAATCTTTCTATATACGAATTATTAAATGTCATTGAGGGCTAAACTGCTAAGATTTAGTTCTTATCTCAATTCTTTAGACGAATACTGGAGTAACCATAAGTCCAAGAATGCATAGGAAACCAAAAAACCACGTTATTGATCGGATTCTAGGTAAGTCCATAATATAGAATATAGAATAGAACAATCTGGATATAAGAAAGGCAATTGCAAGTAGATTGAAAACATCGATTGGAGTCTTGCCCAACATAGAAATGATCACGGAAATTCCGAACGCTGGAAATATTTCCATGGAATTCAGATGGTTATTTAGAGCTCTTTTGCCCCAGCCAGTCAATCTAGATTGTTGAGATCTGGGATCGGAATTATCATAGAATTTGTCCAAATTTCTCATTGCGATTGCAACAGGAATTTTGGTAGCATAAGTAAAACAAAAAGCGATAGCAATAAAAATAAATGCTGTAGTCATAGTAGAATCATTTATAAAAGTTCTCTATCAGTCAAGTGTTAGATTACCAATTGTCTCTAAGTTTTCGCAATTGTAAGAAAATTTCTTTTTCGGACAATATCAGTTCTGAATCATTCAAAGAAGATCTCATCCTTTTATTGCTCAGCTGAAAGAAAAGATTCAATTGCTTTTCTAGACCTAGATTCGATAAAAGAAATCTATTTTGTTTCTTGAGATTGACTACTTCATCCAAAATATCTAAAGCCAATTGGTTTGCAGGATCTATGGACAAGGTAAATCGTAAATTGTTTTCGAAATAGTCATGTCCAGGATACAATATGACATCATCTGGTAGTGGATTGTAATAATTTCGAACTGTATTGTACAAAGTCTCTGGATCGCCTCCTCTTGAACAATTTCCGACACTTGCATTAAATAGGCTATCTCCCGTTAGAGTGAATAGGATTTTATCATTCACGATTCCGAGAATTGTTATATGACTAAATGTATGACCCGGTGTATCCAAAATCTTAAGGTAACCATGACCAAAGAAAATCACTTCATTCGCATTTAAGCTACGAATTGAGTTTGGAATTTTAGATCTTGCAAATGGATGAGTCCATATTCCTTCCTTAGTATATTCAAATAATCCTTTATTGCCACAGATGTGGTCATTGTGTTCATGTGTATTGATAATTGCATGAAGACTAAGATTATTCGATTCGAGGTAACCCAGAATCTGTTCTGGGAAATGGGGATCGATGCAAATCGCGAGCTTGCTTTTTGCATCAATGATTAAATATGTAAAGTTACGAAGGGAAGAATTGGTATATAACTGGACAACATCCATTCATTCTTAGGTTAGGAATTTTGGTTTGTATCCTGATTCCATCAATTTTTTGGTTAGGATTAGAGATTCCTTTTCCAATTTGGAAATTTTCTTTTTCATGAGATTGATTTCAGATTGCAAAGATTGGTTTTGTTTAACCAAATCTTTCACGTCTATTGTAGAACTACTTTTAATTGTTTTGGTTTTTTTAGCTTTTGCGATTTGTTTATTAACTTTTTTCTTAACTGGTTTTTTCATGATAAAATGTCCATTAGAAACTTTCATTCCATGATTGAAACATTGTAAAGTCTTTTTCTATTTGAAAACGAGAAGCGGATAGATAGTCTAGAACCATCCGAAAACTCACATCCAGAGACGCGTTCAAAACTTGGCTTGCGATGGAACGAATCACACCTGCATGAGAAACTATTAAAACTCGATCTAGATTCTCCGAATGGATAGCATGAATGGTTTTTGCGATGCGATCTTGAAAGTCAGGTATGGCTTCTCCTTCGGGTGCGGGTTCATTGGGAAAGTTATTTAGAAAGGAAGAATACAATTCTTTATCATCTTCATCGACTGCAAGGTCAGAATGTGATTTAGACTCCCATCTTCCAAAGGAAATTTCTCTCAGCTCTTGTTTGAATATGAGCGGAATCGTTGGATCTAAATGAGATTTAATTGCTTCAGCCATTTCTGAACATCGAAGCAAATCCGATGATACAATAAGTTCTGGATCAAAAAGTTTTACTTTCTCGATGAAGCTATCCGATGGGGAAAAGGCTATCGATCTCGGATCCATCTGTCCGAGGAAGCGTCCATTCCAAATCTCGGGAAGTGGAGGGTGACGAAGACATAGAAGGTTCAAAATGGACTGCCATTGGATTTAAAATATATATCAATAAAAAATGCAAAATATACAAGAATCTCCATAACCTGATTTACAGCTCCGAGAGTATCTCCCGTATAACCTCGAATTTGCGATTTTAGATAAAAATGTGCGCAAAATAGCAAGAGTATAAAAAAACTAAACAGCAGAAACCAAATAACAGGAGAATATCCAAGAAACATGGAAACGATTATCCAACCAATCGCAGAGGAAAATAATGCCTTCGGAAGACTGACATCAAGAGCCATAGGTTTGTCCAGATTTCTATTGCCGACGTAAGGAAGAGTATAGTTGAGTGGAATTATAACAGTTCTTGCTAGCACATGAGCAACCAAGATTGCAATCCAACCATTCGATCTATCGAGAGATGACAAAAGTAGGAATTTGAAACCCATAAGAAAAATCAATCCCATAGTTCCATATGTTCCAAGTCTTGAGTCCTTCATTATCTCAAGCTTTCGCTCTACATTAAAACTCCCACCAAGTCCATCACAAGTATCAGCAAAACCATCTTCATGAAAAGAACCTGTGATGAGGATTCCTGCACCTAATGCAAACCAGACAACTAGCAGATTTCCAAAAAATGTAAAGCTAAAATAGTAAAGAGAGGCAAGGATTCCACCTACAATCAAGCCAACAAGAGGAGAGTAGTGGTGGCAAGTCCTTAGCAGATTGGGATGGTAGCGATGGGGAAGTGCCGGAATTCTAGTAAGAAACATCAAGCAGGCAGCAAACCTTCCGTATTCTCTGGCAAAAAAGTTTTTAGGCAACCAGTTATCATCTTCTAAATTATCAATATTTTTTGAATTCATATTTTCATCTAGGATAGTAGAATACTATAGCAGCTCCGACAAGACCAACGTATCAATAGAGAATTCTTGTACGGATGGAATGTGGATGTTCCTTGATTCGGTTTTTTAGTTCATCACCCAAATTCTTATCAATCTCCATGGATAGATAACCAATCTGCATAGATGTAGATAGATTTTGAGTCAAAATATTTCCACCCATATCACTTACTATACTATTGATATCACGTAAGAAACCTGGTTGGTTCTTATGAATATTTAGAATTCTGTGAAACCCTGGTTTGATTGTGCCAAGTTCAATATTGGGAAAATTTACCGATAGAGAAGTGGATCCGTTGTTGATGAATTTTAATAATTTTTCTGCGACTTCTGTTCCAATATTTTTCTGAGCCTCTTCCGTGCTTCCACCAATATGAGAAGTGAGAACAACATTTTCTAAATTGTGCAATGGAGATTTATAAGATTCACCATTTGCTTTAGGCTCTTCTGGAAAAACATCAACGGCAGCCCCAGCCAAATGACCAGACTTGAGTGCTTCAGTAAGATCATCAATTTGTAGAACTCGACCCCGAGATGCGTTGATCACGTAAGATCCTTTCTTCATTAGTTGAATATGTTTTTTCTGAAATAGATTCATAGTCTCTTCTGTTTCTGGAACATGAAAAGAAAGAAAATCTACATTCTTAAGTACGTCTTCGTAGGTAGGAAGTGATACTGCATTTCCAAGAGGAAGCTTGGTTTGGATATCATAAAAAATAACTTTCATACCCATTGACTCAGCAAGGACAGAAACTTGTGATCCGATATGGCCATAGCCAATGATACCTAGAGTTTTGCCTCGGATCTCAAAACATCCGTCGGATACTTTTGTCCATTTGCCTTCGTGATTGTTGCGAATCTGATCGGACAGTCTACGTGCGAGCATGATGATTTCGCCAATGACAAGTTCTGCGACGCTACGAGTATTGGAATAGGGCGCATTGAATACGGGAATTGCGCGACCTTCTGCTGCTTGCGTATCCACTTGGTTGGTTCCAATGCAAAAGCATCCAATAGAAAGAAGACGTTTCGCTTTTGCAATAACTGGTGCTGTAACATTTGTTTTGGATCGAATTCCAAGGATATGAATATCGGGAATTCTTTCGAGCAATTCCTGCTCAGTCAGGGCAGCTTTTTCTAAGCGGACATTGAATCCATCCGATTCGAAGAGTTGAAATGCGTCTCTGTGAATGTTCTCGAGTAGGAGAACATTGATTTTTTTCTTGGGATAAGAAACTTCCATAATTATTTTCCATAATCCAATGATCAAATGGAATGGAAATTGAAATTTTCTTTGCACTCGGAAAAGATTCTAAAACACTGGAAGTCAGAGGTATTTTACTTTGAAAAAAATTCTTATCATCTTCCTGACCATTAGTTTTCTTATTCTAATCAATTGCGGTAAATCTAAGTCAATGGAAATCATTCCTGAGCCGGTCGTGGATCAAGTGTCCATCATCTCCGATGAAATATGCTTAGATTCCATACTCTGGGTATTCCCCGCCAATCCATGCATTAGCGTCAAAGGAGAAAAGGACAATACAACACTCAAGACAAGATACTATTTAGTTTACAATTTGAGTAGCTTTGATGTAGAATTTCCTGTTGGAATCTCGATGCAATTGGGAACAAGTTACAATAATTTATTGAAAGTGAGTACAGAATACGGAGCGACTCTGCAATTGATATCCGAAATCCCAGAATCTTTGATTTCCACTATTCTTAATTCTGACAAAATCCTCTTAAGCTATACGAATCGAAAA of Leptospira sp. GIMC2001 contains these proteins:
- a CDS encoding glutathione S-transferase N-terminal domain-containing protein: MIKIYQFPTCPYCARVIRTLDSLGLESGKDYELIEAYRGTKGREEVVQLGGINQVPFMVDGETKMYESNDIIHYLKNKFQA
- the grxD gene encoding Grx4 family monothiol glutaredoxin; translation: MDAATKQRIEDMIASKKVFLFMKGTPAQPMCGFSAGVVSTLNSISTDYGSFNVLSDPAIREGIKEYGNWPTIPQLYINGELVGGHDIVVQMSQSGDLESKIKS
- a CDS encoding BolA/IbaG family iron-sulfur metabolism protein; amino-acid sequence: MTVEEIRKKIESGLPGSQVEIRDPYNDGVHIKAIVVYPGFEGKGILEQHRMVYDTLREELKQEVHALGLETRSK
- a CDS encoding glutathione S-transferase family protein, whose protein sequence is MSKPKLISFKLCPYVQRSVITLKEKNVDFDIEYIDLSNKPDWFLKISPLGKVPVLQTNGEVLFESAVINEYLDEIYKPALHPQDPLLKAKNRAWIEFSSGILVDQYMLAVTKEESVYNKTKESILSKLNRLEEILPDIADNDLFFNGNQFSLADSSVAPLLQRFRFIELHSDEKFILTPKLLKWTESLLRKNSVLKSLLPEVPKEYIEYIIKQNSYLANKLVLSNS
- a CDS encoding BolA family protein, whose protein sequence is MDTRVSRIEQKLTQELNPLELKVTDFTDEHRGHAGQDSSDETHIRIAVKSQAFEDLTLLESHRRINALLSNEFSSGLHALEIQILK
- a CDS encoding ABC transporter permease; this encodes MNFQTNWIALQTIINKEYVRMTRIWIQTLIPPVITMSLYFIIFGRLVGSRVGEMGGFDYIQFIVPGLVMMSVITNSYNNVVSSFYSAKFQKYIEELIISPVHPAIIVFGFTLGGVLRGLIIGTLVTIVSLLFTTLPIYNIMIIILVVLLTSFLFSLCGFTNALFAKSFDDISMVPTFILTPLTYMGGVFYSIDMLPPFWKTMSAANPILYMVNAFRYGFLGITDINIWIAFGIILVFCVVFFILNVILMIRGYGIRN
- a CDS encoding ABC transporter ATP-binding protein produces the protein MNDNTTLALEINSLTKTYSNGMQALKGIDLNVSQGDFFALLGPNGAGKSTTIGIISSLVNKTSGTVKVFGVDINSESEKAKSLIGIVPQEFNFGIFENIKQIILNQAGYYGIPRKIASEKADHYLNVLGLSDKKHLQAGKLSGGMKRRLMIARALVHEPKLLILDEPTAGVDIELRRSMWDFLIDLNRKGTTIILTTHYLEEAENLCKNIAIIDRGKIVQNSSMKKLLESLDSENIILDLRAPVSSEIECPGMKIHMIDDQTLDVSFSRNTSLNSLFRVLDQSNIEVLSMRNKSNRLEELFLNLVEKSL
- the trhO gene encoding oxygen-dependent tRNA uridine(34) hydroxylase TrhO; translation: MARKVNIYDTKTLRDRIEKENFERINLSFYRYANILDPQTLRDSMFAELSKINVLGRIYLAREGINAQISIPDFQMENFKAILESISYFENMYLNIAVESKKEAFLKLIVKVRNKIVADGLEDDSFDVTNVGTHLNAEEFNRKLEDSNTICIDMRNRYESEVGHFEKAILPDAETFRDELPEVLEILENHKDKQILLYCTGGIRCEKASAFIKHHGYNNVFQLRGGIISYAQEIKQKNLTSKFHGKNFVFDERLGEKITDEVLGHCHICNASCDTHTNCKNLGCHVLMLICDSCNSELNGCCSTDCRDILQLPEELQKDFRRKAKKSSSLVPFTKSRLKKRNYPTLNTNNIDKN
- a CDS encoding dihydrolipoyl dehydrogenase encodes the protein MKHYDTIVIGSGGGTKLVRPVADLGRKVAIAEMESPGGTCLNRGCIPSKMLIYPADIIHLTKDLSRLNIQKSDKWNIDFQSMIQRISNTVDSESASIPPVYDKHPNIDFYPHRAKFIGEKEISVGGEIITGDRIFLAVGCRPMIPHIKGLDKTPYWTSREALRSETIPKRLVVLGAGFIALELGMAYAAFGSKVDFIARSRVLGEVDHDIREAFCKHASNTVNFYENTNIQEVEYKDGIFKIQLTDDNDTILEADALLIATGIRPNTDDLGLENTKITLDRSGYIETNSYLETTQKNIFALGDVIGRYFFRHSVNFEGEYLFDNLYKKEKQQPIHYPPMPSAIFTYPEIANVGLTEEECRNGGFDYLSVIHNYSGSATGMARLPEVGFVKILVDRKTRKLLGTHIIGDEASNLIHLMIFGMTMGSTIEDYLNMIYIHPALPEIARNAFRKARDLLA
- a CDS encoding endonuclease yields the protein MINNYLVELNTADSQSRTKSEDWISTLLGFLTLVSILYLVSCLPTRNVSPKKNSNQVSSASFLDTDHSDSKPIESDRNITIPAESIFAEQIPSKNKFNFRAAKIELRKIYKNHPIDFYCGCGMQRIFKDGYSILSVTDDCRIATRKDPNRSRRIEWEHIVAAGHFGSQLACWTKTNCQVNGRNLRGRKCCVKTDPAFNQMEGDMHNLRPVPGEINNDRGNFDFGIIPGEIRKYGSCDFEVDFRKKIAEPREEIRGDIARTYFYMEKQYGVKIQSNYKKLLIEWNLMDPPDDWERSRNLFIEKIQGNRNPFIQ
- a CDS encoding MAPEG family protein; this translates as MTTAFIFIAIAFCFTYATKIPVAIAMRNLDKFYDNSDPRSQQSRLTGWGKRALNNHLNSMEIFPAFGISVIISMLGKTPIDVFNLLAIAFLISRLFYSIFYIMDLPRIRSITWFFGFLCILGLMVTPVFV
- a CDS encoding hydroxyacylglutathione hydrolase, translated to MDVVQLYTNSSLRNFTYLIIDAKSKLAICIDPHFPEQILGYLESNNLSLHAIINTHEHNDHICGNKGLFEYTKEGIWTHPFARSKIPNSIRSLNANEVIFFGHGYLKILDTPGHTFSHITILGIVNDKILFTLTGDSLFNASVGNCSRGGDPETLYNTVRNYYNPLPDDVILYPGHDYFENNLRFTLSIDPANQLALDILDEVVNLKKQNRFLLSNLGLEKQLNLFFQLSNKRMRSSLNDSELILSEKEIFLQLRKLRDNW